A region of the Anolis sagrei isolate rAnoSag1 chromosome 4, rAnoSag1.mat, whole genome shotgun sequence genome:
cctgccacttttggactctcgcttgctggggtgttccagcgagggtctctgtagatcttagaaaactatgtctagatttaagtcgttggcatgctggctgatacccaaacaggggatgagctggagatgtctctgccttggtcctctcactattggctgctacttcccagcgaagcttctgtggcgagagaatctgcTGTCTAatttggctgataccaaatgagagactctcccctgggcatacagaagactgggcgacttggaaggcgctgaacagactgcgctctggcaccacgagatgcagagccaaccttcagaaatggggctacaaagtagaatcctcgacatgcgagtgtggagaagagccaaccactgaccacctgctgcaatgctccctgagccctgccacatgcacaatggaggaccttcttgcggcaacaccggaggcactccaagtggccagagactggtcaaaggacatttaaccagctaccaaactcacaagttgtgtatttttctgtttgtttgctttgttctgttagactggttgttctgacacgacaaataaataaataaatcccctccTGGTTGGGGGTCACTCACCACAGATGACATCTGACACCGCCGTCCCCCTCGCCTTCAGGACAAGGTTCTGGGCTTCGCAGCTGCAGAAAAAAGCGAGATTTAATCTAGTTTGCAAACTGGTAGAGTTCGGCAATAACAATGAAAGACAAGAGGTCTAGGGTGGATGAGCTTTGATCAAAAACAATTTGGAAAGAGATCTGGGGTCTTAGCAGGTGTTGCACCTCAGCTAGGGCTCcccttgctcaagcactcaccaggaagacAAGCGTAGTAATGAACAGTTTGTTgaaaaagcacacacagtaaaagagtaaaaaaatccaaatatgtaAGACAGAAGGAGTCCCAAAAGCCAGAGACaaatctccaatgcaaaggttaaagcGTGAACATTGATCCAAGGTACAGGGCACAATCATGAGTTTGAATAATCCAAagacaaggaataaaacatcaacttgagtagtccaagaatcaaagaacaaaacatgagcttgagtccatggtaaaatccccaagactggaagcaaaacttgaccaggacatgGCTTGAGGTGAGGAACAAGGCAGGAGCTTCTTGCTCTATTTGCGACGTTGCTTGATCTGAGAACTGAAAGCTATTCTTTCCCCAATGAAGGATAGCAATGCATGAAAGCTgctgggaatcagcctgtgtttgtgttccaagATCATGCTGcttctgatgtgggaaatgatgagggaaatgatggggCCGAGGCTGAGTTGCAAGATGGAGACCATTTGGTCAATGgttttcaggcagacaatgacagagaggccccagtgcaaagggcagattctcatgagaatatccctgctgggcctagcaatgatggtacactccctctttctgtgagctctcaggatttgggtttggaaaacaatctgacacctgggaattttaacgAGCAGCCAGAGAGGGAGTTGaagaataggcggctggagatcagccaggatcgacagcaaactcagtgtttatgtcactttgaatcatagaatcaaagagttggaagagacctcgtgggccatccagcccaaccccattccgccaagaagcaggaatattgcattcaaatcacccctgacagatggccatccagcctctgtttcaaagcttccaaagaaggagcctccaccacactctggggcagagagttccactgctgaatggctctcacagtcaggaagttcttcctcatgttcagatggaatctcctctcttgtagtttgaagccattgttcccttgcgtcctagtctccagggaagcagaaaacaagcttgctccctcctcctccctgtggcttcctctcacagatttattatacatggctatcatatcccctctcagccttctcttcttcaggctaaacatgcccagctcgttaagccgctcctcatacgtcttgttctccagaccttttatcatttgagtcgctctcctctggacacattccagcttgtcaatatctcccttcaattgtggtgcccagaactggacacaatattccagatgtggtctaaccaaaacagaatagaggggtagcatgacttccttagatctagacactaggctcctattgatgcaggcttcGTCTGAGAAGGGGCAAGtgtgggggaaagcgaaaccagtttctgggatttgggatataaggtttgcttcaagggaaaacctgttagatcaggcatcatttggaaatcaagttcttgtgccatggaaatcctgttcaaggggtcttgttcctgtggagattttgagccttttggattgtctttgcatcctgttgattcctgtctggataaacaCTGTCTTGGATAGCTTTTGTATCTTGtctggacattgctttgtgttgctgcATTTTAgtgacttattactttttggaaccttcttatttttcTTAGAAGCATTTATTTCTCCTGGCTATTTTACTAAGATTCAATAAAaggagatttgtttcttcactcatcATGTGGTGTGTTTTATAGTCAGAGGGccttttcctgacctggagtgcaacaaaagcATCCCGTCAGCCTTGAGGAGTCTCCTTCGGCCTCCCTTTCCCATggttccgaactcaagaacagaaaacggaatgttggtggacaggaaaagagattgaaagacgatctcaaagccaaccttacaaactctggcatagacactgagaactgggaagccctggcacttgagcgctccagttggaggtcagctgtgatcagcagtgctgcagaattcgaagaggcacggatggagggcgaaagagagaaacgtgctaagagggaggtgcatcaagtcaaccccgagtgggacagccttccacctggaaaccgatgccctcactgtgggagatgatgcagatcaagaatagggttccacagtcacctatggacccaccctggaagactatcctactcagacaacgagggatcacctaagtaagtaaatgttCCCGTTCCCCTCCGGCCAGGTCAGGGGGGCTCCAAATGCAGCGAGAGAAGGGGGAGagtctcctgccccccccccccggtcaatcAATGCTTGAGCCTGACCTTGTCCACACTGACCACTGACCCTTCCTACCTGCTCCAGGGCTGGCAGGGATCCGTGGCCGAAGAGACGTTGGAGAAGAAGCCATCTGGGCAGTCGGTGCAGACCGTGTCTCGCTCGTGGGTCGCTGGGTCAAAGGAGAGGTCGTGTTAAAGATCAGGATGGGGAAGCAGGAAGGGTCAGCTgcgaccctccctccaggtgttttggactccaactcccagaattcctaacagccggcaggctgttaggaattgtgggagttgaagtccaaaacatctggagggctcaagttggccatGTCATGGTTATTGTTGCTTTGGAAAAGAAAATCCTGGGTGTGCATCTATGCTGGAGAATGAACCCAGTTgaattgccctggctcaaggctgatgcctctccaaactacaaatcccaggatcctatagcattcATGATGAGCCAAAACAGCaaaggaagctgcttcaggaactgcgtctggagctcctctttgagggacattCATCTCCAACTTAACGTccatatctcaatgctatgggatcctgggatttgtagattggAGAGGCATcagccttgagccagggcagttaacgTGGATTCGTTGTCCACCATTGATGCGCACCCACTGCTGAAAGCAAAAAGTAATGGGCTAAATGACatagagtgcactttttgctgctctGCATTAACACTCACCAATACTTtatttttggattattattattattattattattattattattattattatttgtattctgccctatctcgcTGAGAAgtttccagcatacacaaacacaaaggcaaacatgcctagaaacaacaaaacagagataaaggtaaaggcttccccttcatttcctgttCTGGGGGTgctggtcatctccatttctaagccgaagagctggcgttgtccctagacacctcctaggtcacgtgcccggcatgactgcatggaacatctTTTTGTCTTTTCCTGCCAAGTTCAtgtactcaaatttgcatgttttcaaactgctaggttggcaggagctggggctaacagcaggagctcaccccgtcccgcagatttgaaccaccaaccttctggtcagcaagttcagcagctcagcagtttaaccagctgcaccaccGCGACCCCTTTAGGCACACATTGGGTTCGATGGCACAttaggtaaaggtagaggtttccccttgacattaagtccagtcgtgtccgactctggtgctcatctccatttgtaagttaaagagccgacattgtccatagacacctccaaagtcatgtaaccagcatgactacatggagcgacTTTTTGCGTTTTCCTgttgaggcagtacctattgatctactcacatttgcatgctttcgaactgctaggttggcaggagctggggctaacaacaggagctcaccccgtcccacagatttgaacctccaactttctggtcaacaagttcagcagctcagcaatttgaCCTGCTGCACCATCGTAGCCCCTTAAGGCACACATTAGATTAGGTAAAgtcttctccttgacattaaccttagttatgtccaactctgggactctggttctcatcttcatttctaagctgaagagctggtgttgtccatgctagtatgactgcatggaatgccattaccttcctgccggagcagtacctattgatctactcttatttgcatgcttttgaactgctaggttggcaggagctgggactaagcattatctattgatttactcacatttgcatgctttcgaactgctaggtgggcaggagctgggactaagcgttacctattgatctactcacatttgcatgctttcgaactgctaggttggcaggagctgggagtaagcgttacctattgatctactcacatttgcatgctttcgaactgctaggttggcaggagctggggctaacagcaggagctcaccccatcccatggatatGAACCAACAAAGTTtagcagatcagtggtttaaccagctgtgccaccaagggctcctagaCTCCTAGGCATGTTATGACTTGAGTAAATACGGCCGACAGCTCCTCTGATTGACAGCTTGTCCTGGCCCCATCTGCGCATGCCTGCCATGACCCCATGGAAAGCTATGGGGCTGTGCTGGGTCTTCCTATTGGCTCACCTTGCTGCTGGACCCCCTGCCCGGGCCCACAGTCCTTGTCGTATTGGCAGGTGTGGCACTCGTGGCTGGAGCAGTGGGTGCCCCTCCGGCATCGGCACTCGGTGTCCGTTTTGGCCGTCCCGGGCACATGCACCTCCAGGCCCGCATCTGGAACGGGGAGAGACATGGGTAAGGGTGGGGGGGGTGCGCAGGCCATTGGGGAGGGCGGGAGAGGAAGGGGGGGAATAGGGGGCACCCCTTACTCTGGCTGCACTGCTTATGTGGGGTGCACTCCTGCTCCTGCGTCCATCCAGACTGGAAGCGATCCTCCTCGCAAGGAGCGCAGACCGTGTCGCCCGAGGAGTCGCCCGGGCACGCCACTGCCACCCTCTGGCctgcaagagaaagagagagggtcaGGCACAGGTGAGGGTCTTGATTGAGAGGTGAACGGGCAAGGAGTGGGCGCAAAAAGGATCTAAGAGTCCAGGAAAATGCAAGCTGAATATGAGCCAAGAGCGTGATACGGCAGCTAAAAATGCCAATACGATCTTAGGCTGCACCAAGTACAGTGTCTCAAATGAGGGAGGTCTTTTAACTCACTTGGCGAGAAGTGAGGCacaagctgcacatcgcaagtgctgaacctgactcagcacatagaagatggctttgaaaggcagcagatcacaggagctgtcttcatagacctgtcagcggcttatgagactgtgaaccaccaccgcctcctcctgagaaaaatgtatagtatcacaaaggacgaccacctcacccgcctcataggaaacctactacaaaacaggagcttttttgttgagttccagggccagagaagcagatggcggaaacagaagaatggcctgcctaaggggagcgtgcttgctccatccatgttcaacatctacacaaatgaccagccactgccagaagggacagagagcttcatctatgctgatgatcgtgccatcaccgctcaagcagggagctttgagatggttgaacagaagctctccaatgctctaggcgctcttactgcccattacagggaaaaccagctgatccctaatcatatatcatatatataatatcacaaagaactACCATCTCACCAGCCTCATAGGAAAcccgctacaaaacaggagcttttttgttgagttccagggccagagaagcagatggcggaagcagaagaacggcctgcctccgggaagcgtgcttgctccatccatggtcaacatctacacaaatgaccagccactgccagaagggacagagagcttcatctatgctgatgatcgtgccatcaccgctcaagcagggagctttgagatggttgaacagaagctctctgaagctctaggtgcccttaccgcctattacagggaaaaccagctgatccctaatccatctaaaacacagacatgtgcctttcatctcgagaacagacaagcatcccgagctctgaggattattacctgggaaggaaggaatcccactggagcattgcagcgcacccaaatacctgggaagagtcaccctggaccgtgctctgacctacaagaagcactgcctgaacatcaagcaaaaagtgggtgctagaaacaatatcatacgaaagctgactggcacaacctggggatcacaacaagacacagtgaaggcatctgcccttgcgctatgctactctgctgctgagtacgcatgcccagtgtggaacacatctgaccacactaaaacagtggatgtggctcttaatgagacatggcgcattatcatggggtgtctgcgtcctacaccactggagaaattacactgcttagccggtattgcaccacctgacatccgccgggaagtagcagccaatagtgaaaggaccaaggcagtgacatctccagctcatcccctgtttgggcatcagccagcacgtcaacgacttaaatcaagaaattgttttctaagatctacagaaacactcgctggaacgcttcagcaagcgagagtccaaaagtggcaggctcacacccagcacctcaatcaatggctgatatgataataataataattatttatttatttatttatttatttctcgtgtcgaggcagccagtcaattatattacatttctaacagaacaaagcaaacaagcaaacagagaaaatacaaaatttgtgagtatgagagttgattaaatgtcctttgacctggccacttgggagtgcctctggtgttgctgcaagaaggccctccattgtgcatgtggcagggctcagggtgcatggcagcaggtggtttgctcctctccgcactcgcatgttgtggactccactttgtggccccatttcttgaggttggctctgcatctcgtggggccagagcgaagtctgttcagcgccttccaagtcgccccgtcttctgtgtgcccaggggggactctctcattgggtatcagccactgattgaggctctgggtttgagcctgccacttttggactctcgcttgctgaggtgttccagcgagtgtctctgtatatcttagaaaactatgtctggatttaagtcgttgacatgcccaaacaggggatgatctggagatgtctctgccttggtcctttcactattggctgctccttcccggcggatgtcaggtgttgcaataccggctagacagtgtaatttttccagtggtgtagggcacagacaccctgtgataatgcggtatgtctcattaagagccacatccactgtttgagcgtggtgagatgtgttccacactgggcatgcatactcagcagcagagtagcatagcgcaagggcagatgtcttcactgtgtctggttgtgatccccaggttgtgccagtcagcttttgtatgatattgtttctagcacccactttttgcttgatattcaggcagtgcttcttgtaggtcagggcatggtccagagtgactcccaggtatgtgggtgcactgcaatgctccagtaggattccttcccgggtaatcctcagagctcgggatgcttgtctgttcttaaggtgaaaaacacatgtctgtgtttttgatggattagggatcagctggttttccctgtaatgggcaggaagagcacctagagcttcggagagcttctgttcaaccatctcaaagctccctgcttgagtggtgatggcacgatcatcagcatagatgaatctctctgtcccttctggcagtggctggtcatttgtgtaaatgttgaacacggatggagcgagcacgctcccctgaggcaggccgttcttctgtttccaccatctgtttctctggccctgggactcaacaaaaaagctcctgttcggtagctgatttccttgagtgatgatggcacgatcatcagcatagatgaagctctctgtcccttctggcagtggctggtcatttgtgtagatattgaacatggatggagcgaggatgctcccctgaggcaggccgttctcctgtttccgccatctgcttctctggccctggaactcaacaaaaaagctcctgttcggtagctgatttccttgagtggtgatggcacgatcatcagcctagatgaaactttctgtcccttctggcagtggctggtcatttgtgtagatgttgaacgtggatggagcaagcacgctcccctgaggcaggccgttcttctgtttccgccatctgcttccctggccctggaactcaacaaaaaagctcctgttttgtacaaatacaaataaataaataaatgtatctgcaaacttttttgggggggggaggggatggcACCAAGATTGGGGGTCTGGACTGACCAGGGAAGGGGACGGACCACGCACGCATGTCCTACCTGGGGGGCACTTTCTGCAGCACTGGTCGCCTTGCTTGTATTCCACAGCACTGCAGTTGGGGCCCCGATCCAGCGCCAGGCTCTgagcagaagagagagagagagaaagaaggcttAGCAAGCGAGACTTTTGGGTGTCCCTGCCGCACCGTCTCACTCGCCACCCCAAAAGAAACCACATtgcaccccctcctcctcctcctcgctgcagctttatttgtttgtcgtgtcagaacaaccagtgaaattatattacatttctaacagaaacaaagaaaacaagcaagttacaaaatgtgtgagtttggtagttgattaaatgtcctttgaccagtagctggccacttggagtgcttctggtgttgccgcaagaaggtcctcccttgtgcatcatgtggcagggctcaggttgcattgcagcaggtggtcagtggtttgctcttctccacactcgcatgtcgaggattccactttgtagccccatttctgaagattggctctgcatctcgtggtgccagagcgcagtctgttcagcgccttccaagtcgccccgttttctgtgtgcccaggagggagtttctcatttggtatcagccattggttgaggttctgggtttgagcctgccacttttggactctcgcttgctgaggtgttccagcgagtgtctctgtagatctcagaaaactatttctagatttaagtcgttgatgtgctggctgatacccaaacaggggatgagctggagatgtcactggcttggtcctttcactattggctgctacttcccggcggatgtcaggtggtgcaataccagctaggcagtataatttttccagtggtgtagggcgcagacaccccgtgataatgcggcatgtctcatgaagagccacatccactgtttgagtgtggtgagatgtgttccacactgggcatacatactcagcagcagagtagcacagcacaagggcagatgtcttcactgtatctggttgtgatccccaggttgtgccagtcagctttcgtatgatattgtttctagcacccactcctcctcctcctcctcctggctgcAGCTGTGCTTCGGCTTCCCGTCTTGCGGTTTAATGGGTGAGGTGATAAACGGCGCCTATCTGCCGCCATCTGCCCCATTGCCACCGCGCTGGCTGCATCCGGCCTCCTTCCGGCCATAAAGAAGATAAATAGGCCGAGGAAGACAAGAGAGGCCTCTGAAGGCAAAGCAATGCCAGACATTCCTGGAATGGGATGGGAAGGCAGCCgggaagaaggaggaaacccCAAAGGAGACCAAAGCAGAGCCAACACTTGCAGACACCCCGAGCATTCCTTCCCGcgtctactgttatgaatcgcaatggaccacatttggaacaaatactcaatacaccccaatttgaatactggtggagttgggggaagggttaattttgtcatttcggagttgtagttgctgggatttatagttcacctccaatccaagagcattctgaactccaccaatgatggaattgaaccaaacttcccacacagaactcccatgaccagcaggaaaaactggaagggtttggtgggcattgaccttgagtttgggagttgcagttcacctacatccagagacccctgtgattttgtcatttgggagttgtagttgctgtgatttatagttcacctccaatctaagagcattctgaacaccaccaacgatggaattgaaccaagcagaaaatactggaagagtttcataggcattgaccttgagtttgggagttgtagttcacttgcatccagagacaCCTGTGTTTTCGtcgtttgggatttgtagttgctggggtttcaCCTACCATCAGAGAGCCTTtcaaattccaccaatgatggaattggagttgtagttcacctacatccagagagcacataatgatggatctggaccacacttggccagatattcaatatgcccaaatgtgaacactggtggagtttgtgggaaatagaccttgacatttgggagttgcagttgctgggatttatagttcacctccaatccaagagcattctgaacaccaccaatgatggaattgaaccaaacttggcacacagttctcccatggccaacagaaaatactggaagggtttggtgggcagtgaccttgagttttggagttgtagttcacctacatccagagagcacataaagatggatctggaccaaacttggccagatactcaatatgcccaaatgtgaacactggtggagtttgtggaaatagaccttgacatttgggagttgcagttgctgggatttatagttcacctacaatccaatagcattctgaactccactaatgatgaaattgaaccaaacttcccacacagaactcccatgaccagcagaaaatactggaagggtttggtgggcactgaccttgagttctggagttgtagttcacctacatccagagacacctgtgattttgtcatttgggagttgtagttgctgggatttcaccTACCATCAGAGAgccttccaaactccaccaatgatggaattgaacaaacttggcatacaaaactcccacgaccaacagaaaatactggaagggtttggtgggcattgaccttgcgttttggagttgtagctcaccaaccttccttctctaactttccttccttccccctttttctttccctccctctttctcccctttcttccttctctatctctttcattccttccttctgtctttgtttccatgcttccttctccctttcttt
Encoded here:
- the CD40 gene encoding tumor necrosis factor receptor superfamily member 5, which encodes MGSGWRSAGLRPGRFFSSWALTWALLATHLGRASLALDRGPNCSAVEYKQGDQCCRKCPPGQRVAVACPGDSSGDTVCAPCEEDRFQSGWTQEQECTPHKQCSQNAGLEVHVPGTAKTDTECRCRRGTHCSSHECHTCQYDKDCGPGQGVQQQATHERDTVCTDCPDGFFSNVSSATDPCQPWSSCEAQNLVLKARGTAVSDVICDTLPPPAQKDTERTHLLALLPVAGLLLLGGFLAVCYWLRGRGLQKQQQQPQQHNQDPRRLDDPIEMDEECPAFPIQETLLGAKPMAQEEGKETRLAVQEQA